The sequence caagaataatgtagatattataagaataaagttgaaattatgagaattaaatGGTAGcaattaaagttgtaatatatTGAGAGTATATCCTGCACATGCAAATTGGCTGGATTGGGAGCACTGGGAGAAGATGCCAGGCCaatgaaatttatttgaatatgtggGATCATTATCAGAAATCATACCAATGTGTTATACTTGCAAGGACAGAATGCTTggcaatattatttcacatcTTTGATTGCATTCATTAGGCCTGTTCGTAATGCgccagccacccaataatagtaataagctttgtgcttttggtacttttaatattaaacaaagtctcagctttcaaatctgtcagttttatagcaaaatattttgtctaacaataatttgtctttcaataatgtgtttttcacgctCTTTAGTGTGGCGGGACAGATCGCTGTGAATCATGTGAATCAGTCATCTTTTCGATTACAATCAGACATTCGTTTTATTAAATGATAcagttttctttgtgaaaattccaccacctaGGTCTACTCCGTAAAAATATCTGCAGGGTCCAAATTTTCATTCCTCACATGTattcaattaaaaacaacaataaaatgttataaaggTTGAAGTGTGCTTCAACTCGTTAACATACgttatattgttgtcttttttaaGGTATATAAGTGAAttaacaagctgttttattatctgtataatacaataaatgattggaagtaatagtaataactagaatgtacattttctgaagaaaatgtgagtggtgcttGCTGTGGCAAACTCGGCCctcggttgctagggtgttgtaagtggttgctagggtactcggggtagttgctagggtgttagtAGGCAGTTATTGGTTGTCAGAGGTAGTTACTATGGAGTGTTACAGAGTTCTTGGCATGTTTTTAACCTTATTTAGCACTTAGCTAATCAGTATTAGCATGTAGCTATTCActgctagcatgactagcatctTAAGAATTCTGTTTGCTAGCATGAGCCAAAAGAACCAAGTCCCATGTCTCTACGATGTTGTGATGCAAAGATATAGGTGTTCCTAaacggttgctagggtactctgaTTGGTTGTTAGGGAGTGGCCAATGACGATTCTCCAAAGGCCGCATGCCAGTATAAATGATATAAACCAACCCCCATGTCTCTAtgacattcagatttgaaaaTATGCCTGTTTGGGttttggttgctagggtgcttgATAGTGGTTGCTAGGAAGTGTCTGCGGTGATTCATAATTGGCTGTTTCCTGCCCCGAGTCAAACTAACCCACCCCCATGTCTCTATGACACTGTGATCCAAAGATATCCGTATGGGCATTTTATAATGGTGGTCTATGGGATCTATTGCTAGGGTGCTCTAAACGGTTGCTAGGGCGTGGCTTGACAGCTTCACAGTGATCCAGAGAGTCTGATTGGTTGTCTGACTAAAATGAGCCCTCCCCCATGTCTCTATGACACTGTGATCCACAGTTATGTTCAATGCAAAATTCCTATGTAAATTGCCATAGCAGGGCCTCAATGGGACATAGTAAGTCTATGGGGCAATTTTGGGGGGCTCTTGCGCCCCAGGGGTACAACTTATACCCCATTGCGAGGTATGTTCTCGCACAGCGTGCCAGCCTCTCCAAATGTGTTGAATCACAGGTTTCTGCAAAATTCTCGCTCGGCGCTATGGCCCGTCAAAGTCGGCCGCAATGTTAAGTCTGTGGGATTTTTCGTCCCGTGTACGATCATCGTACACCCGATCGCTTATAAAAGTCATAGCACATCTTTCCTCAATAAGCCGCACGATTTGACACCTGTTTCGTGGGTCCGTGACAAACGGTGCGGGACTAGTTACACGCCGAAATCTGTCCGGAATCTAGAAGTATGTGAGATAGTAATAGTGAAGCTTGCCTTTGGCCAGCCCCACTAATTAACGTCTTCCATTTATTATTTGCAGTGCGCCAGACACTCAGTAATCACAATAGTTTTGTGCTCTGctgcttttaatataacacaactCAGCTTTCAAATTAACTCTTTAATTCAGgtttagcatgaaataaacgtgaaggaacatcagaaggaatttagcctaatttaattaaaagaatgTCTAATTATAATCAGAAAGATGACTGATTCACATGGCGCTTAAACTGAGGCAAATACAGTGatgtcacgccacattaaagagcatgaaaaacacattattgccaCAGACATATTGTTcatattttgctataaaactgacagattttgaaagctgagactttggaatTTCTTCCAGTGCTCCTAATCTGGGCCATTTGCAAGCAGAATGTGCTAGAATTAacctatttatttatcataaatttgactttattctcaaattactttgactttattctcgaaacatttcaactttattttttctcgTAACTTTTTTACGTGGCAATGTGGTTTTTCACAATACAGTGAGGTTTATAAACCTGTAATACTGTAGTCTGGCAGTGTCATTCTGTTTATGGTATTTCACAGTAAGAAGGCATAAAACAGTAcatgtgtatttttttgttttgttttatccaAAGGCGCAGTATGCTCCTTTACCTCCACAGCCCTCTGATTTTAGACCCAGTCATTTCTATGGTCTTAACAGCTCAGAGGTAAGAGAAACCTAAACCTGACATGTAGTTGGACTTggagtaaaattaaatattgaatgtCTATGTACTGTAAAGTATTCAGAAATGGATGCAATACTATTATCAacaaaaaaggtgttttttttcttgtagatACCTGCGTCCAGCAGCTCATCCATTCATCACCAGCCTGCAGAAATTCCCCCACAATACAATGAatccaaataaatatgaataagtGGACAGTGTTATCTTATGAAATCTAGGAATGTATTGGAAAAGATAatgcaatatatattaaatggtGCACTTCCATATATGAGACACTAGTGTTCACATTTTCAGTATATTGCAATGTATTCATGTACGGCTATATATTCATACctatacaaaattacaaaatcttTACATGTAATAGCTTTACGACACTCAATTTCTCTTTTAAGAGTTAATGCTTGGGTTTACATATAgctgaacacatttttaaattttacatttttaaaactttttatcaCTTTACTCTTTGCTTAATTACACATATGAAAACGTGTGATGTATAAAAGGAAAGCGTTTACTGAAAAACatggaaagtgttttttttttttttgattactgGATCTCTAGTTAAAATCATGGCAACATGGTGGATGGAAAAtgagatttgacatttataacTCAAGTGCTTTATGTACTGTATCAATACAAATACATAATATGTTCCTCATAATTGTAATCTGTCAGAatgaagtatacttaaatgacaaaaatgaccaaaatgaCAGCACAGATCTgggtacattttgttttttaatcagatGATAAAGGACAGCTAAAAGACATTAACACGCCAGGGTGTTGATTGTTGTAGAATTTTCcttgttcaaaataaatttcTCTGAAGAGGtgtcatttcactttatttattatgactCGTATACTTAAATGTTCTGATTTCTTTGTATGAATTCAATATTTGGCTTGATGGCTACATCTGGAGGAAATTTTGTGTCAATAGCCCACTTAGAAATCCCCTTACTGATAAAAATGCTGATGtgtcaaatacttattttcccCGCTGTATGGGCCTTATAGGGTGACACCTGTCTGGCtttgtcttaaaaaaaatcaactggTTTTGTCACTAAGTTTGCACGTTTGTTTCCAAATGTTGTAGCACCATCTATGCATGTAAACTTGAACTTCATTTAGCCCTCATTGCACTTACAGTGCTTTTCATGCTTTGGTCCTTTTTGTgcttttaagactttttattttaaaataattactatagttttttaggattttattataatttaattcattattagcTTTATCAACTCAGGAACCCCCTGCAATTCCCTAGGTGTTCTCGAACCCCCATTTGGGAAATCCTGACTTAGATCACTAAAAGAGATCTTACTTGGTTCTTGTAAAGAGAATTGGCAAGTGTGAACACCCTTaataaaacaagtgtttttgCTGGAAGCAGTTTGGTTGTTACGGAAGCAGACGGACAACTGAGGTAAGTGAAAGtaacaatgtttatttacagCTGAGCACAGATGAAGAATGACGTGAAGGAAGAGGTGAGTATCACAGTTCAGGTATGACAAGTTCTTGAATGGATTACTACGAGCTGATTGGAATATGTCTCCTCTGCAGGAACGAAGGGAGGTGAGCTGGAGAACAGAGAGAACACATACACACCGGTGGTTGACAGCTGTCAAACTTACGACACACACACCACTGACTGGATGACGCTGGACTGGACGGACTGGAATGAAACAGAGAGAAAGGTAAGTATCTTCAGGTAGATAGAAGTTTGTGAACTCAGGGAGAGCGTCACAATGAGTCCGCTTCATATGAACGAGCCCGGACAAGGAGAGGTGCGTGGTGTGTGCTTTTATGTGTGTGGTGATTACGTGCAGGTGTGTGTAATCAGAACTCTGGTGACTGTGATTGCTGCGTGTGAGTGGTTGTAGAGCCTGGCCAATCCGTGACATTGGtctatttgttcattttgacaacgtataaaaaataaattaccagTGAAGTCCCTGttgaaaaaccagcatatgctagttaggtaggttttgatgatGGGATGCTGGATTTAGCTgctttatgctggtcctttggtGGTCATGCGCTGgtccaggaccagcttaaaccagctaaggaccagcaaagagCGTAAACCAGCAAATGTCCAGCATAAACCATCTAAAACCAGCatacacagttttttttcaacTGGGGTGTGGACTGGTGCAGTTATTAATGGAGTGCATTCTTGTACAAAATTATTATCATCAGTAGCAATAACTTACCACAATTAAAAACTTtacaccatttttttaaaaagtgtaaattgAATTTCTTTCAATATTTGATCATTAAATCCACTGTCATTTCTTGTTGTTAATGTTGACACATCCCTAccttttaccattttaaaaccGTTATTAGTACAGTTTGTATGTACTTCTTAAGGTATTAGACCAGGGGTatccaaacttggtcctggaggacTGGGGTCCTGCcgagtttagctccagcttgcctcaacacacatgtttggaagtttctagtatatCTAGTAAGCTAATTAGATGGTTCAGGTGTGATTAATTAAACATCTGCATGTTCAAAATTCCTGGCTTTTACAAAATGTTGgatttgaatgcataaataatgaaattagggaaattaaaaatattgaagtTAGAAAtcagaagttaaaaaaataaaatacaaaaattattaaactaaaaaagaatttaaaattaatgtttggtAGAACCTCATTACCAGACCTAGGATTAAGCTTGTGAAGACACTGGCTGCGTTCGAAACCGCATACTTccatactatatagtaggcaaAAAGCAGTAGGCGAGCAAAAAAGTAAGTTTAAATCTTTAGTATTCATAAAAGAGTAGGCGAAAATTGGTAGGCGAGTGCACTAATTCTCGCGAGATTCGGACGAACGTATACTTAATTTGCGTTCAAATATGCGTACttacctactatatagtaggaaAAAAGAGTACGTGAAGAAAGAAGTACGTTCGAAACCTCATAAAAGAGTAGGCGAGAAATCCCCGGATGTTCTACTGCTTCAGACCAGATTCTGGAGTGTGCATCCAATGGACACTTTTCTATCCCAGAAGCCCACGGGAGATCAATACGTCAtaaagaagaagaggaagaggatTCGTCATAATCAAAcgtttcaaattaaaaaatggacGCGGGTGTTTTCAAATGTGAGTATTAGAAACCAATAACACCGTTCCTTCTGTTTGTTGAGATTCTGTAAACTTCAGTTGTTGCAGGTGTAAAGACGCTACATAGCGTAGTAACGTTATATTTCTGATTTGTTTTATGTATAGTTAACAGGGAAGCTCTAGTAAGCACACGTACGTCTCTAAAGTGAATATACATGTATGATACACCATATATATCTTAAAGATGATTACCAAATGTATACTTAACATCTGACAGTAAAATCTTAGATAAGCTTTGCAGATGAGCACATGTgagtgatgtatgtgtgctattaTGCAGTTAGCATCACTGCTTACATTAGATGTTACTGTAAgtcatgtaaatacatttacataaagaAATTAGATAACAAATTAGATTACataaagaatgttttatttgtccatTAGTACTGTTGATAAATTGAGGAACATTTGTGTTGGATAAAAAGCAACTTACCACATCAGTAACTAACTCAACATGTGAATGTAGTATTGAGAACATACATCACTAAGGGAATATTTTTGAATGTTACAGGGACAGATGAGCAGACACATGTGCTTATCCGGTGGAGAGCAGCTAATGAAGCCCTCTTCACCGGAAAGCGAAATGCTGCCATCAAAGGCTTTGAGTAAGTATACAacagaaatgaataaaacatctttttaaaatttaagctgtagtttattttaattattgtaatttcaaaTAGTTATTACAGCACTTTTCTGATTCTTGATTTTGTGCCTTTGCTGCAGAGCTTTTGTGGTGGAGCAGGGCCTGCAAGGCAAGGTCACGgcttcattcattaaaaaatgggaaaacttgaaacaaaaatataaagtaagatCATATTGGTACCTCTAATACAGAAATCAAATTGCACTGTGCTGttaaactgactgtttttgtattatgtttGTGCAATTTTGTAGGAACTGAAATGTCCAGCAACCGGCGTGAGCACTGAGGATGGAGAGCCCACAGCAACATCATGGAAGTGGTATAGTACCATGGATGAGGCAATTGGGAGCAGACCCTCCATCACACCACCTGCTCTCGTTGCCTCATCTGGGCCAGATGTTGCTGTGGCCTCTTCATCCTCAGTGATGGCAGCACCTGtgagcaaaaaaagaaaaggggaTCTCACCGATCTGATAAGGGAGATGGAGGAACGGGAAGCGGAGAGAGAGCGGGAAGCATCGGAGAGGGAGGAAAGAAGATGGCGAGAAATGGAGGAGAAGGAAGACCGGAGGGAACGAGAGAGAcaggagagagaggagagacgAGAAAGAGAAgcaagagaaagagaagagcGATGGCAGCAGGAAACAAGTGAGAGAGAGGAAAGGAGAGACAGGGAGGCAAAAGAAAGGGAGGAAAGATTCCTTCGCCTCCTTGAGGCtctcacaaaaaaatgaattaaataaattgtaaaataaaagcatgttCTGATCATTTACACATTTGGTTTACATAaagaacaaacattttaaaatagattttatctatctatctatcgatatgcatacagtactgtgcaaaaatcATTTGCCACTACTTGCTTTGTTGTTTTAGCAATGCTTTAATGACCATCCATATTTATTTTCTAGTCTCTTTTATTAAGATAAAAagattcagatttttaaaaatggttttatgtATCTCCTTTATTTTCTATAAAGGAGATacataaaaccatttttaaaaatctgatcaaaatgGCTTCTATaggcaaatatatatatatatatatatatattatgtaatcatCTGGACGCTTGcagtttttcaaataaactCTCAAGAAGTTCCGTCTGTTGCTCAAAATAAAGGAGGTCACACCAAATACATGCTACTTTAGCCTAtagaatatgttttttatttatttattttttgcatatttttaacatggcatacaaaatttatatatatatatatatatatatatatataaaatggcattgctaaaacaacatcaaatggtggcctaagacttttgcccGATATGATGCATATAAAACAATTTCTAGACATTCACAGTACATTGTGGACTTATAGACATTTGGTGATGCATTCAGAAGATAACATtcgtaaattattaaaatacaaagtgATGAATATTTTGTGCATATGTGTGGTGTAATgtaccacacacacactttaaaaggatagttttaTTATTGTGTATCTGACTTCTAAATGCATATAGAGAACATAAAGGGATATCATGGTGGCCACTGCTCTGTTGGGTTTAGTTCCAACACACCTGTTTGTAATTTTCAAAGCAGCTGTTATTAATTGATTTGATTAgattgttcaggtgtgtttaattagggtagGAAAAACTGTGCAGAACAATGAACTTGAGACAGCTTGCACAAACTGCCTTAAGTTTTGCATTAACTACACAAtagtaataaaatgattaaagttTAACAAACTATATAAATTCAATCAGTATTTACTTCATGTTGTTTAATCCctgtgttttttcccctttacACAAGAGCTGAGTATCAGTCAGTGGACTTTCAGAAGCTTCAAAAGCATCATCAAATAATGTCATGAAGCTCCTGAAAATCAGGCTACATTGACTGATATTGTATTAACAGAATAATATAAAAGAGGGATTGAACAACATGAAGGcaggtaaataatgacagaatttatgtttaggtgaactaaccttttaagcccccaaataaaaactgtatgacatgcatgcatgcatttatatTATAGTAACAGCTTTAGAGAACAGTAAGAAAACAGAAGCTTTATAGAGAGTGTCCGAGACGCTTTCAAAAAAGGTTTTACTAAAATCATTTCGATTTCTGTATttgacagatgcttttatccgaACTGACTTACAGTGTTCTTATTACAGGGACCCCAGTGCTTCTGGAGCAAGGACACACTGGTGGTGGTGGCGGATGCAGAGATGGAACCAGCAACCTTCTGCTTACCAGTTCAGCAGTTTAGCTAACTACACTACAAAAGTAATAAGGCTACACCAGAAATGAGCATATCattgtaaacatttgaaattaaattaggCAAGACCTGAAATGCTGACAAtactcattttaaatgttttaattggtttaaatgttttataggTAGTCATGCTCATGGAGAGCAGCCACACAAATGTTTGGGGCAGACACAGCTGCAGCCAGGTTGTCCCGCACGTGATCACCCACTCTTGCCTGAGGGTTGTGGGGTTCAGGGGGGTCGTCATCATGGTCTTCCTCATCCTCTGCCTCAACGATGTCCCCATTGAGAAGAGCCAGATTATGAAGCACAGCGCAGCACGCAACAACCTCAGGCACAAAGGCAGGGCTGATCTCTAAGGCCTTGAAGAAGATAGAGCGCCAGCGCGTCTTCATCATCCCGAAAGCTTTCTCAATGATGTTACGGGCACGGGAGTGTTTGCTGTTGAAACGAGCCTGCACAGGGTTCTGTACAGGCTCTCTGTATGGGATGATGAGGCAGATGGGTGCACTCAGACAAGGATAGCCACCATCCCCAAGGATGCACTTTCCTGGTGGTGGGTACAGGCTGCCCACGTACACGGGGCTGTTCCTCAGCACCCTGGCATCATGCACAGACCCAGGATATCCCACAAAGATGTCAAGGAATTTCCCCCGGTGATCAGTGATGGCCTGGAGTTGGATGGAGTGAAACAACTTCCTGTTGTAGCAACAGTGGGAGTTATTTGCTGGAGGTTTCATGCGGATATGACAGCCGTCAATTGCACCAACTGCCCTGCTGAAAGCTGGTGAACCAGACAGCTGTGCAAATCCTGCTCCCACTGCCTCCAGGTCATCACCGGTTGGAAAGCAAATCACCTTCCTTAAAATTCCTAGGACTGCTTTGCTCACTCATGCACAGAGGTCTTGGGGATATCGAAGGTCTGTGACACTACCCTGTAGGATGATGCATGGGCAAGCCAGTAAAGGAACACCAGCACCTCGAGGTCCCTTTCCCACCCATGGTCAGATTCCAGTCTGAGTGCACCAATGAGGGACCTGATAGACGGCAAAGACAGGCGAAGGTGGGCACGGTGGTCAGCTGCTTCATCCAAATAAAGCCGCAGAATCGGCACAGCTGCATTAAGATGGCAGTAGGATGTGGTGTTCTCCGCCTGTAAATATGTGATAGATAgcacaatacatttaaataaagcattgttttatatgttgtggacttgtattaatttattgtgatggttatttttattttgtcattgtgGTCAGTAAATAGAATATACTTTAATTCATGCATTAACATGAAAATTAACTGTAAATGCATGTATTCACATTGGTTGATTTTGTCTAGTTCATGCATAGTTAGGTCATATAACAATACAATTAAGTTACTTCTTagttttactaaaatatataattttcagtGACAAATTATGCAATATAATTTACTATTGGTCAGCATGTATCAACATTATTACATAATTGTAGGAGTGAGCTAGCAATGCAATTAATTTAATCTGAATTTTTAAGTTGTGATACTTACATTTTTCGATTGTAGAATTAACAGTCTTCTCCAAAGCTGAGATCTTCGAGCAGCTGCCCGACGTCTCCTTTTGGATAACATTGCACAGATTTTTCTTGCAAACATTCTTGTATACAAAGTGGTATGTTCCACTGATGAAATCAGGTGTTAGCGCACCTGTCAGTCATACCTTTTAAGTTGTTGCGCTTGGTATAACGTCATAGGTCACATGGTAACGACAACGCAGATTCATCAACTTTAGATTCATTCATGTAAGTGAGTAAACTGtacagtaggtggcggtaatACTCCGTAGGAGTGAAAGGCaattgaagaagaagaaggtaACGTCAACATGGCAGCTGGTGTTCGGATCGCATTCATACTCAACAAGATTTGGCTGTAGAGTACGTACTCTTTTAGCGCTCGTTAAGTAAGTACTTATTGAAATTAAGTACCTACTTATTGAGTATGCGGTTTCGAACGCAGCCATTATATGTGCTGTTTCAACTCCTTGTCACTCAATGAACTTGACATAGTCTTCCTAATcacaatattaacatattttgtcttgtggcagatttcagattttaggTAAATATCTACGtcattcaatttattttacCTCGTTTAGCAGCGGtattacaataaatactgtacaaGCTGCAGTATAGAGACTATATGTAAAttgatgtaaaaaaatattacagacaATGGAACAAATTTGAGGAACTGTGAAGGCATCTTCTCTGTGCTCCCCTATTGACACAGATTGTCCAACAAAAGCTTGAGATCCAAAAAGCTAAGAACAGCCATGTAACTAATAGGATATTcaacaaggtgcttaaagtggaGTGAATGTCAAACTGTTGGAAGGTAATGTATTTGAGCTGACTTTATTGTGCTGCAAATCATTCCTAAAAAAGCAAATCCGTGAACACGgattttcaaaagaaaataagtgaaataatAAAGCACTGCTTTTCACTGTGGGATCATTTAATGTATATTGTATTGCATTTAGCAATGAATTCTCTCCCATAAAGAACAGTACAGAgaataagaaatgtatttttttatttatttattttattttttatagcatTATATAGAGAATAGGACAGATGGTAGAAATTAAAAGGGGCTCAGGTCTTCAGGAAGTGCCAGTCTCAGATCCAATGCATCCAATCCGAAGCAGTGTCAGTCTGATATTCAGGGACAGTCTCGGAGATGGCAACAGATTCCAATGCAACGACTGGCGCAGAGACAAAAGCAGTTTCAGAGGCAGTGGAAGATGGGCTGCAATGTAGTTTCCAAGGCAGTGTCAGACTGAGTTGCAGCGTCAGTCTGAGATGTAGTGTCAGTCTCAGAGGCTGTGCTGGTCTAAGAGGCAGCGTCAGTTTCAGTGGCAGTGTTAATTTAAAAGGCAGCGttaggctatgttcacacttggcgtcttttttCAAATTGCCAGCGTCTGTTATACATTAGAATCCTATGGAGTAAACCGTcttttcaaaaaagtcatgAGCGCTTTTTTAAACGTCACTGCCGgcgtctttttctgcagctcagagcgtcttttcaagttgaaaaaagttcaacttttctgAAAGAAACGCCCTACGTCAAGCgcctttttgacagctgaccaaTGACAAGCGAGTAGCCAGAACTGACGTTTCcataacaacaagaacaacaagaaaaaatggaAACGGTGCCGGTtgatagacttttattttattgttgtgaatCGACATTCTTCTCCCCGTTAACTTCAAAAACCGACGCTCtccccacaaggctatcggagCCGCACGTCGGTTTTTGAAGTTAACATGAACGCTGCTGCACTTCGGGCATCCCTTTTTCCAGTCTCGGCTCGCAGATACTTCCCGATCCCGTCCCCCCCGTCCCCTCGCTTTCTGTCTAAATACTGCCCTATCAAGTAAAgggcaaaaatgctaaaaaataaaacaccagcGCAAGAGCGAGCTTCCTCTTTTCTCGAGATTCATAAGATTGCAGCTGTTGTTATAGCAACAAAAGACGCCCTCGGCTGCAACGctgccagatttttttttttactaaaaaagcgccgttgtcaactttttcttgtc comes from Labeo rohita strain BAU-BD-2019 unplaced genomic scaffold, IGBB_LRoh.1.0 scaffold_1008, whole genome shotgun sequence and encodes:
- the LOC127157195 gene encoding putative uncharacterized protein DDB_G0271982, whose product is MDEAIGSRPSITPPALVASSGPDVAVASSSSVMAAPVSKKRKGDLTDLIREMEEREAEREREASEREERRWREMEEKEDRRERERQEREERREREAREREERWQQETRTPVLLEQGHTGGGGGCRDGTSNLLLTSSAV